A window of Shewanella mesophila contains these coding sequences:
- the rnpA gene encoding ribonuclease P protein component, which produces MTSYTFTRELRLLTPAQFKSVFSNPIKASSAEITLLAIPNSEQHPRIGLTVAKRYVKRANQRNRIKRIIRDNFRLHQHELPHLDIVVLVRNGVLDMDNAALHKLVEKLWRKLSRRYNG; this is translated from the coding sequence ACGCGGGAGTTACGTTTGTTAACTCCCGCGCAATTCAAATCTGTATTCTCAAATCCTATCAAAGCTTCTTCGGCTGAAATTACCTTACTTGCTATACCTAACTCAGAGCAACATCCTCGTATCGGATTAACTGTTGCAAAACGTTATGTAAAGAGAGCTAATCAACGCAACAGAATTAAACGAATCATTCGCGATAACTTTCGTCTACATCAACACGAATTACCGCATTTGGATATAGTCGTTCTGGTAAGAAATGGCGTATTGGATATGGATAATGCCGCACTCCACAAACTGGTAGAAAAGTTATGGCGCAAACTCAGTCGCCGTTACAATGGCTAG